The Oryza glaberrima chromosome 9, OglaRS2, whole genome shotgun sequence genome includes a window with the following:
- the LOC127784770 gene encoding calmodulin-binding receptor-like cytoplasmic kinase 3, which translates to MASFPLFPALLLFLCSSSLALDSVSEPTLSWTCGDDQVAILDTSDGGRNLSVNGELVQDRVLGCQKLRSYYVSRCLRCGQQSEAWRGAWKHYCREGSESSNAQNIPRKLLRQPSMNDAKIEDDPCKNMGIHGNNQDDNDSLEGQDHLLAVPGVILLCCGLMIPCFHAEKKEVSRHNTTSIQRNAVESIASLDVSTSSEKVPPTPHRIPPSPSRFAPSPQIARVGSVNLTVQQILRATQNFSPSFKLGEGGFGTVYRAVLPDGQVVAVKRAKKDQFAGPRDEFSNEVELLAKIDHRNLVRLLGFTDKGHERIIITEYVPNGTLREHLDGQYGRTLDFNQRLEIAIDVAHALTYLHLYAEKTIIHRDVKSSNILLTESYRAKVSDFGFARSGPSDTEKTHISTKVKGTAGYLDPEYLRTYQLTPKSDVFSFGILLVEILSARRPVELKRAAEERITIRWTFKKFNEGNRREILDPLLEDPVDDEVLERLLNLAFQCAAPTREDRPTMKEVGEQLWEIRKEYGKSVRRV; encoded by the exons ATGGCATCTTTTCCTCTTTTCCCtgctctcctcctctttctgtGCTCTTCCTCCCTGGCTTTGGACTCCGTCTCCGAGCCAACCCTCTCATGGACCTGCGGAGACGACCAAGTTGCCATCTTGGACACATCCGATGGCGGCCGCAACCTGTCCGTCAATGGGGAATTGGTTCAGGATCGTGTTCTTGGCTGCCAGAAGCTCCGGTCGTACTACGTGAGCCGCTGCCTCCGCTGCGGCCAGCAGTCAGAGGCATGGAGGGGCGCCTGGAAGCACTACTGCCGTGAAGGGAGTGAATCAAGCAACG CACAAAATATACCAAGGAAGCTTTTAAGGCAGCCCTCAATGAATGATGCAAAAATTGAAGATGACCCATGTAAAAACATGGGAATTCATGGAAATAATCAGGATGATAATGATTCTTTGGAAGGGCAGGATCATCTACTAGCTGTGCCAGGTGTGATTCTCCTATGCTGTGGTCTGATGATACCGTGCTTTCATGCTGAGAAAAAGGAAGTTAGCAGGCATAACACTACATCCATTCAGCGCAATGCAG TCGAATCGATTGCATCCTTGGATGTAAGCACGTCATCTGAGAAGGTTCCACCAACTCCACACCGAATACCCCCAAGTCCATCTAGATTCGCACCATCTCCACAAATTGCTCGAGTTGGATCTGTGAACTTAACTGTGCAGCAGATTCTGAGGGCTACTCAGAATTTCTCACCTTCATTTAAGTTAGGTGAAGGAGGATTTGGGACAGTCTACAGAGCTGTATTGCCAGATGGCCAGGTGGTTGCAGTAAAGAGAGCCAAAAAG GATCAATTCGCAGGTCCCAGAGATGAGTTTAGCAATGAAGTAGAATTGCTTGCTAAGATTGACCACCGGAATTTGGTGAGGTTGCTGGGATTTACTGATAAAGGACATGAACGTATCATTATCACTGAGTATGTTCCAAATGGCACTCTGAGGGAGCATCTTGATG GCCAATATGGAAGAACCCTGGATTTTAATCAGCGTCTCGAAATCGCAATTGATGTTGCACATGCACTGACTTATCTTCATCTATATGCTG AGAAGACAATAATTCATCGGGATGTGAAGTCATCAAACATCCTGCTGACAGAGAGCTACCGGGCCAAGGTGTCTGACTTTGGATTTGCAAGAAGTGGCCCCAGTGACACAGAAAAGACACACATCTCAACAAAAGTAAAAGGAACCGCTGGCTACCTTGATCCTGAGTATCTGAGAACATACCAGTTGACTCCTAAGAGCGACGTCTTCTCCTTTGGCATACTGCTTGTGGAAATTCTCTCTGCTCGCCGACCGGTAGAACTGAAGCGGGCTGCTGAAGAGAGAATAACTATCAGATGG ACATTCAAGAAATTCAATGAAGGGAACAGGAGGGAGATATTGGATCCGTTGTTGGAGGATCCTGTGGACGATGAGGTGCTCGAAAGGCTGCTGAACTTGGCATTCCAGTGTGCCGCTCCGACGCGGGAGGACCGTCCGACCATGAAAGAAGTTGGAGAGCAGCTGTGGGAGATCAGGAAGGAGTATGGAAAGAGTGTCAGGAGGGTGTGA
- the LOC127785465 gene encoding uncharacterized protein LOC127785465 — MGKQEQEKMLLQAAYDDNLRLLRKMARGLDTGQGEAAVVAAVAGRADGNRALHLAAARGSMDVLRYLVEDLHLSVNQFNAKGETPLCLSSIHGRAAATRYLLDHGSDPTIDKSVLPFHAAATKGHCEIVELFLSRGVDVDLDSITGTPLLTAAMNGQYSMMKILLEHHADPNRVVNHNGTPLIMSIVSGSLECVKLLIKVGADVNFRDPNGVTCVMVAANHGSPVIMKCLLDAGANPNIPDEFNRTPIEVAANRGRRDIVKMLFPLTSPISTLPDWSIDGVISHVQTFGLKPRDNDLSKRKSAELKLQAREAFEREEYMLAGQHYTNAIELTTNAHDKATLLANRSLCWLRLSTGNGALADANMCRMLRPSWPKACYRQGAAFMFLKDYGKACEAFADGLKLDPANEDIAKALRDAQEAMKDQMEHRG; from the exons ATGGGGAAGCAGGAGCAGGAGAAGATGCTCCTCCAGGCCGCCTACGATGACAACCTCCGCCTCCTCAGGA AGATGGCGCGAGGGCTGGACACCGGGCAGGGCGAGGCTGccgtcgtggcggcggtggcgggcaggGCCGACGGGAACCGCGCTCTCCACCTGGCGGCCGCCCGAGGAAGCATGGATGTCCTCAGGTACCTCGTGGAGGACCTCCACCTCAGCGTCAACCAGTTCAATGCCAAAG GTGAAACACCACTGTGCCTTTCTTCAATTCATGGGAGAGCTGCTGCTACAAGATATCTTCTCGATCACGGTTCTGATCCTACGATTGATAAATCAGTGTTACCTTTTCATGCTGCTGCAACGAAAG GACACTGCGAAATAGTAGAGTTGTTTCTTTCAAGAGGAGTTGATGTGGATTTAGATTCTATCACTGGGACCCCATTGCTGACAGCTGCGATGAATGGCCAATATAGCATGATGAAGATTTTATTGGAGCATCACGCTGAT CCTAACAGGGTTGTCAATCATAATGGTACCCCATTGATTATGTCCATAGTTTCTGGATCATTGGAATGCGTGAAGCTATTAATCAAA GTTGGTGCTGATGTGAATTTTAGAGACCCCAATGGTGTTACTTGTGTGATGGTCGCAGCAAATCATGGCTCTCCTGTCATCATGAAGTGCTTACTAGATGCTGGTGCTAATCCAAATATTCCAGATGAA TTTAATAGGACTCCAATTGAAGTTGCCGCTAATCGAGGCAGAAGGGACATTGTTAAAATGTTGTTTCCTTTAACTTCACCAATTTCAACACTGCCTGATTGGAGTATCGATGGAGTTATTTCTCATGTGCAAacttttggtttgaagccaagg gaTAATGATCTGTCTAAAAGGAAAAGTGCTGAACTGAAATTACAAGCTAGAGAGGCTTTCGAGAGAGAGGAATATATGCTTGCAGGACAACACTACACTAAT GCAATAGAACTTACCACTAATGCTCATGATAAGGCAACCCTGCTAGCAAACAGGAGCCTGTGCTGGTTGCGTTTGTCAACCGGCAATGGGGCTCTTGCTGATGCTAACATGTGCAGAATGTTGCGGCCCAGTTGGCCCAAAGCATGCTATCGACAAGGGGCAGCTTTCATGTTTCTAAAG GACTATGGAAAAGCTTGTGAAGCTTTTGCAGATGGCTTGAAGTTGGACCCTGCAAATGAAGATATAGCGAAAGCTTTAAG GGATGCCCAGGAGGCCATGAAGGACCAAATGGAGCACAGAGGTTGA
- the LOC127784290 gene encoding flowering time control protein FCA isoform X2, producing MHRGGDRSTDPSSGPAPGSRGGGDGRFGRGPSRWSSGGGGGGSGSPPHRFSRGGGGGGGDGGGGGGGGGGGRFHPYRGPSDHSGGGGYRSGGGGEYGEPGSGPRHRYGSGRGDHSDHDNRNNYVKLFIGSVPRTATEDDVRPLFEEHGDVVEVALIKDRKTGEQQGCCFVKYATSEEAERAIRALHNQYTLPGAMGPIQVRYADGERERHGAIEHKLFVASLNKQATAKEIEEIFAPYGHVEDVYIMKDGMRQSRGCGFVKFSSREPALAAMSALSGNYVMRGCEQPLIIRFADPKRPRPGESRGGPAFGGPGFSPRSDAALVIRPTANLDEPRGRHMPPDSWHPSSPRSAPHQFNNFGSDNPMAPKGSTVTSTTDTATFRPQMFSGNGSLSSQTAVPSSSHMGMNPPPMAQGHHLGGQQIPPLQKLPGLPQNFPVQLQNNQQGQPLQGPAQQIGQLQVPQSMGPGSFGQNMLSGQLPVSQPLMQQNASVGAVQAPSAVSNSMQAIPGQQHLPSNVAPQMLQQPVQQMPSQAPQLLLQQQAALQSSYQSSQQAIYQLQQQLQLMQQQQQQSNSNHQQPTQGQPVQSSNPGAPNAIIPSNINTIPQQATSPAVPLTCNWTEHTSPEGFKYYYNSITRESKWDKPEEYVLYEQQQQQQQKLLLLQQHQQKLAMQQLQSPPQAQTHPAMQPVQQIPQAQQGQQQMQMKQQELNYTQLQTPGAIDPSRIQQN from the exons atgcaccgcggcggcgaccgctcCACCGACCCCTCCTCCGGCCCCGCGCCCGGttctcgcggcggcggggacggccgATTCGGCCGCGGCCCTTCTCGCTGGTcgtccggcggtggcggcggcggtagcggcagcCCACCCCACCGCTTCTCccgtggtgggggtgggggcggcggcgacggtggcggtggcggaggcggaggtggaggcgggagGTTCCACCCGTACCGTGGCCCGTCGGACcactccggcggcggaggctacagaagcggcggcggcggcgagtacgGGGAGCCGGGTAGCGGGCCGAGACACCGCTACGGCAGTGGCCGTGGTGACCACTCAG ATCATGATAACAGAAACAACTATGTTAAACTTTTTATTGGGTCAGTTCCAAGGACAGCGACTGAGGATGAT GTACGTCCTTTATTTGAGGAGCATGGAGATGTTGTTGAAGTTGCTTTGATCAAGGATAGGAAGACTGGTGAACAGCAAG GTTGTTGTTTTGTTAAATATGCTACTTCTGAAGAGGCTGAGCGAGCCATCAGAGCTCTTCACAACCAGTACACTTTACCTGGG GCAATGGGCCCTATTCAAGTCAGATATGCTGATGGTGAAAGGGAACGCCATG GGGCTATTGAGCACAAGCTGTTTGTCGCATCACTCAATAAGCAAGCTACTGCGAAGGAGATTGAAGAG ATTTTTGCGCCGTATGGTCATGTGGAAGATGTCTACATTATGAAAGATGGCATGAGGCAGAGCCGAG GTTGTGGCTTTGTCAAATTCTCATCACGAGAACCGGCGCTGGCAGCCATGAGTGCTCTGAGTGGGAATTATGTAATGAGG GGGTGCGAGCAACCATTAATAATTCGGTTCGCTGATCCTAAGAGACCTAGACCTGGAGAATCAAG GGGTGGTCCTGCATTTGGAGGTCCTGGTTTCAGTCCACGATCTGATGCAGCTCTTGTTATCAG GCCGACCGCCAACCTTGATGAACCAAGGGGTCGGCATATGCCTCCTGACTCTTGGCATCCATCAAGCCCAAGGTCAGCACCTCATCAGTTTAATAACTTTGGATCTGACAATCCTATGGCTCCGAAAGGGAGTACTGTTACATCAACAACAGATACG GCCACTTTTCGACCTCAGATGTTCAGCGGAAATGGCTCTTTGTCAAGCCAAACAGCTGTGCCAAGTTCGTCACATATG GGCATGAACCCTCCTCCCATGGCACAAGGCCATCATCTGGGAGGCCAGCAGATCCCACCTTTGCAAAAGCTACCAGGGTTGCCTCAGAATTTCCCTGTTCAATTGCAGAATAATCAGCAGGGACAACCCTTGCAGGGGCCTGCTCAACAGATTGGTCAGCTTCAAGTTCCACAATCTATGGGTCCTGGTTCTTTTGGCCAGAATATGTTATCTGGTCAGCTTCCTGTGTCACAGCCGTTGATGCAACAAAATGCTTCCGTCGGCGCTGTGCAGGCGCCTTCAGCCGTGTCCAATTCCATGCAAGCTATTCCCGGGCAACAGCATCTTCCCTCAAATGTTGCACCACAAATGCTTCAGCAGCCAGTGCAGCAGATGCCATCGCAAGCACCACAATTGCTACTCCAACAGCAAGCTGCTTTGCAATCCAGTTATCAATCTTCACAGCAGGCAATTTATCAGCTTCAACAACAGCTGCAActaatgcagcagcagcagcagcaatcgaATTCAAACCATCAACAACCCACACAG GGTCAGCCAGTGCAATCTAGTAACCCTGGTGCCCCAAATGCCATTATTCCATCAAACATTAATACAATTCCCCAGCAGGCTACTTCACCTGCAGTTCCTTTAACCTGCAATTGGACTGAACATACGTCTCCTGAAGGTTTTAAATACTACTACAATAGCATAACTCGAGAGAGTAAG TGGGATAAGCCTGAAGAGTATGTGCTGTatgagcaacagcagcagcaacagcagaaaCTACTTTTGCTTCAACAGCACCAACAAAAACTTGCCATGCAGCAACTTCAGTCACCACCTCAGGCTCAGACACATCCAGCAATGCAACCTGTCCAACAAATTCCTCAGGCACAACAAGGACAGCAACAAATGCAGATGAAACAGCAG GAATTGAATTATACTCAGCTACAGACTCCTGGTGCTATTGATCCCAGTAGGATACAACAG AATTAA
- the LOC127784290 gene encoding flowering time control protein FCA isoform X1 translates to MHRGGDRSTDPSSGPAPGSRGGGDGRFGRGPSRWSSGGGGGGSGSPPHRFSRGGGGGGGDGGGGGGGGGGGRFHPYRGPSDHSGGGGYRSGGGGEYGEPGSGPRHRYGSGRGDHSDHDNRNNYVKLFIGSVPRTATEDDVRPLFEEHGDVVEVALIKDRKTGEQQGCCFVKYATSEEAERAIRALHNQYTLPGAMGPIQVRYADGERERHGAIEHKLFVASLNKQATAKEIEEIFAPYGHVEDVYIMKDGMRQSRGCGFVKFSSREPALAAMSALSGNYVMRGCEQPLIIRFADPKRPRPGESRGGPAFGGPGFSPRSDAALVIRPTANLDEPRGRHMPPDSWHPSSPRSAPHQFNNFGSDNPMAPKGSTVTSTTDTATFRPQMFSGNGSLSSQTAVPSSSHMGMNPPPMAQGHHLGGQQIPPLQKLPGLPQNFPVQLQNNQQGQPLQGPAQQIGQLQVPQSMGPGSFGQNMLSGQLPVSQPLMQQNASVGAVQAPSAVSNSMQAIPGQQHLPSNVAPQMLQQPVQQMPSQAPQLLLQQQAALQSSYQSSQQAIYQLQQQLQLMQQQQQQSNSNHQQPTQGQPVQSSNPGAPNAIIPSNINTIPQQATSPAVPLTCNWTEHTSPEGFKYYYNSITRESKWDKPEEYVLYEQQQQQQQKLLLLQQHQQKLAMQQLQSPPQAQTHPAMQPVQQIPQAQQGQQQMQMKQQELNYTQLQTPGAIDPSRIQQGIQSAQERAWKS, encoded by the exons atgcaccgcggcggcgaccgctcCACCGACCCCTCCTCCGGCCCCGCGCCCGGttctcgcggcggcggggacggccgATTCGGCCGCGGCCCTTCTCGCTGGTcgtccggcggtggcggcggcggtagcggcagcCCACCCCACCGCTTCTCccgtggtgggggtgggggcggcggcgacggtggcggtggcggaggcggaggtggaggcgggagGTTCCACCCGTACCGTGGCCCGTCGGACcactccggcggcggaggctacagaagcggcggcggcggcgagtacgGGGAGCCGGGTAGCGGGCCGAGACACCGCTACGGCAGTGGCCGTGGTGACCACTCAG ATCATGATAACAGAAACAACTATGTTAAACTTTTTATTGGGTCAGTTCCAAGGACAGCGACTGAGGATGAT GTACGTCCTTTATTTGAGGAGCATGGAGATGTTGTTGAAGTTGCTTTGATCAAGGATAGGAAGACTGGTGAACAGCAAG GTTGTTGTTTTGTTAAATATGCTACTTCTGAAGAGGCTGAGCGAGCCATCAGAGCTCTTCACAACCAGTACACTTTACCTGGG GCAATGGGCCCTATTCAAGTCAGATATGCTGATGGTGAAAGGGAACGCCATG GGGCTATTGAGCACAAGCTGTTTGTCGCATCACTCAATAAGCAAGCTACTGCGAAGGAGATTGAAGAG ATTTTTGCGCCGTATGGTCATGTGGAAGATGTCTACATTATGAAAGATGGCATGAGGCAGAGCCGAG GTTGTGGCTTTGTCAAATTCTCATCACGAGAACCGGCGCTGGCAGCCATGAGTGCTCTGAGTGGGAATTATGTAATGAGG GGGTGCGAGCAACCATTAATAATTCGGTTCGCTGATCCTAAGAGACCTAGACCTGGAGAATCAAG GGGTGGTCCTGCATTTGGAGGTCCTGGTTTCAGTCCACGATCTGATGCAGCTCTTGTTATCAG GCCGACCGCCAACCTTGATGAACCAAGGGGTCGGCATATGCCTCCTGACTCTTGGCATCCATCAAGCCCAAGGTCAGCACCTCATCAGTTTAATAACTTTGGATCTGACAATCCTATGGCTCCGAAAGGGAGTACTGTTACATCAACAACAGATACG GCCACTTTTCGACCTCAGATGTTCAGCGGAAATGGCTCTTTGTCAAGCCAAACAGCTGTGCCAAGTTCGTCACATATG GGCATGAACCCTCCTCCCATGGCACAAGGCCATCATCTGGGAGGCCAGCAGATCCCACCTTTGCAAAAGCTACCAGGGTTGCCTCAGAATTTCCCTGTTCAATTGCAGAATAATCAGCAGGGACAACCCTTGCAGGGGCCTGCTCAACAGATTGGTCAGCTTCAAGTTCCACAATCTATGGGTCCTGGTTCTTTTGGCCAGAATATGTTATCTGGTCAGCTTCCTGTGTCACAGCCGTTGATGCAACAAAATGCTTCCGTCGGCGCTGTGCAGGCGCCTTCAGCCGTGTCCAATTCCATGCAAGCTATTCCCGGGCAACAGCATCTTCCCTCAAATGTTGCACCACAAATGCTTCAGCAGCCAGTGCAGCAGATGCCATCGCAAGCACCACAATTGCTACTCCAACAGCAAGCTGCTTTGCAATCCAGTTATCAATCTTCACAGCAGGCAATTTATCAGCTTCAACAACAGCTGCAActaatgcagcagcagcagcagcaatcgaATTCAAACCATCAACAACCCACACAG GGTCAGCCAGTGCAATCTAGTAACCCTGGTGCCCCAAATGCCATTATTCCATCAAACATTAATACAATTCCCCAGCAGGCTACTTCACCTGCAGTTCCTTTAACCTGCAATTGGACTGAACATACGTCTCCTGAAGGTTTTAAATACTACTACAATAGCATAACTCGAGAGAGTAAG TGGGATAAGCCTGAAGAGTATGTGCTGTatgagcaacagcagcagcaacagcagaaaCTACTTTTGCTTCAACAGCACCAACAAAAACTTGCCATGCAGCAACTTCAGTCACCACCTCAGGCTCAGACACATCCAGCAATGCAACCTGTCCAACAAATTCCTCAGGCACAACAAGGACAGCAACAAATGCAGATGAAACAGCAG GAATTGAATTATACTCAGCTACAGACTCCTGGTGCTATTGATCCCAGTAGGATACAACAG GGCATTCAATCTGCACAAGAACGTGCTTGGAAAAGTTGA